The genomic stretch tctATGCCAAGGCATCAAATCTTCCATTAGCTTACTTTTCTTGACTTTGCACTTATTCCATTGGCTTACCTTTGTGTCTCCTCCTTCACCTTGGTAAGTTATAAGCTAAGGctctaaaattacaaccaaaagtgcaaaccgatatattacaacaagtccaactaaaacccggtatcaagcatgtttattgtgataacattaacctattgactcgtcacaatttgacactatcaGGTATGATATGGAaagttaatgaaaaaaaaaatgtatttgaAAGACTaaagttcgtatgtgaaaaaAGTAATTCCGTAATATTTTGGTCGGCGGAACAGGACCTCTGATTTTGGTCACcgaatttttaagttttattgaTAAAATTCGATAGATCTCAAAATATTATACACTCGTACATTTATATTTGGAGCCTCATTTTTTGTGGTGCACCAGGCCTCTATTCATTTTAAGACGCCTGTTGTCACCTTGGTCACCTACCTCAAGTTTGCGACATTCCATCtgttgtgttgttttttttttttttctttttttatgtcGGATAGAGGGCGCGTCAATAGTAGGTCGTTGGGGATTCATGATGGATCGAGTTAATTATTTTATTCAAGTGCAGTGCAATGCGTTGCACTGCACTGCTGTTCAGGATGGGTCGACTCAAACTTCCAATGGCCTAAATTGTATCGTCACTGATGATGTGGAGGTGCAAATTATTAGTGTCTGAGGAGACTTGATCAaagtttaatgattgattaatgtaTAGCGTTAAGACTTGAAATACTACAACGATATATTAATTGATATTTATATAGATGACAGTTACGGAGTATATACTTATATAATAACTTGCTGTCGTCCTGCAACTTTTCGTCATCCTTGTGGAAACAATCTGTGATGCTCTGCAACTGCTTTAAACTAGCTGTTGTCTTTACTAAAACTTTTTTTAGGGCCATTTACTACTGAGTACTCACTCCCTAATATTTTTCAATGCCTATAAACCTTCAAAATATATATCCGCAAATATATTTTCATGCCACATTACGTCGAACATTGTTTCAACACAGTAACCAAAGGAAACATAACATCACAAAAACCAGTTGAAATTTCTGATTACAACGAAACCAATTGAACACACAGATTCGAGTAGTCAGCTATGGCTTGGAAGCCTGTGGTCTGATAGTTCGTTAACGGCAAAAGAAAACCACCACATACATTAACATTATTACAGATTTCCAGTCCAAAAGTAAATGAAATGACCGGATTCATGACAAGTTGATGTGAAAATTGGACCATACAGTAAAGCTAAGAGATCCATGAGGAAATCAACCATACAACTCAAAGAAAGAGTACCCTAGCACTTGGTGAAGACCTCTGGAAGCTCGACACATGCATAACAAAATCCTGCTTCTCCGTTATTGAAAATTGACCCTCGTTTGGAACAATTACCAATTTCTCCAAAGCAGTCGCGCTTTTGAGCAGGAATTCTACTAATTGAAGCTGATGTTTCCAAGGTTTCTCAAAACCATACAGGGTGACAGTCTTCAGTTTTGGCATCACACAAGGATTAGAAAGCTCTACAGGAGGCAAATCAACACTTGCCCTGCATGCAGAAGTTGTATTTGTATATATATCAAGTTCTTCCAAATCTTTTGAACTTCTCATCAATCCGTAGACACCCAAGAGGCAACTTTGACAGAATATCCCCAATGGTAAAACTACGCGCTTCCATCTAATTTGTAAAAGATGCAAATCCTCTAGCAAGTGGAGGAATATCTGCAATTGAAGGAGATCGACATTTATTCATCTTTTCTCAAACGCTCGTGATATCATAGAGGAATAAGCCAGACTTAGAGTCCTTATCTCGAAAGGATATTTGTAAAATGCAGCATAATCGATCAAAGAATTAACTGATTAACATAATACTAGGTATTATTTACAAGAAAGACCAAAAACTTACCTCAGAAAGATGATCTGATAAACGGAAAACTTCACTCTGTGATAGCTTCTCcaaaaataatttaaacattcTAAGTTTATTCTCATCATCCACTTCAAAGTTGAAAACTTCGAGTTTGACATATCGAACAGATGAAAAATTGATGTGATATACATTTGGTATCCCATAAAGGCACAAATCAAGACTTTTAAGGTTGGGGAAATCTAACACCCAAGGATCAGTGTCAGGATCATCTTTTTCAAAACAGAGAAATAACTTACGAATGTTTGGCACACTGAAACTTAGAGTCCTTATCTCGTAAGGATTGTAAAGATGCAATACTTGCAAGGAAGGGCATCCAGATATAAATTGTTGGAATCCCTCTTCAGTCATAGTCACATGGTTCAATGTAAGCTCCTTTAGAGATCCCAAGTCAACTTGAAGTTCGGGATAGATAATGAAGAAAGCGAGTTGAAGTGTAATAAGTGACTCACTTATGAAATTGGGATAGTCGGAACTTTCAGATAATTCTTCATCACCTTCAGTGAAATAAATTGCCTTTGCTTGTTTATCCAAAGCAAACTTCAAACACATTCTTATATCATCACCACACTCACTTCTTCTCTCATCACTATACATGCTTATAATATAAAGACCAAATTCATCAATGAAGGGTCTTTTGTGAAGTATGAGTACATTACGGACGAAAGTGAAGAACCGCCTAACATCATCCCAACTGCAAGTACCATCCGGAATCAAAGTAAGGAGGACTTCATTATATTCAAATTCAAGACTAGGAATCAAAGTCCAGAGATTTCCAAAAGGACGAATCAACATCGTCCTAACTGCCTCGGCAGTAGGCAAATAAGAAAGAATGTGGACGAGTATTTCGTCAGGCATTTCACTCAACCTATCCTTTCCGGGTTTCATACTTGTCAACTGTTTAcctaaaataatttcaaaataaaaCTAATTAGCTATTAGCTCTAATAAGCAATAATGACAACCATGATCATTATGTTAATCAGAAAGGCGACAATTATTTTTAGAACACAACAAAATGAAAAGGGGAACATAAGAAAAATGAGTAAGGCACAAATTACCTgagcaagaagaagaagaagaaaaggggAAGGTTTTCCTTTGATAGAAATCCCTTCGTTTTTCACTGCCACCGTCCATCTTCTTCTGAATTGGGAATTGCCAAACTTAAATGATGTACTGATGACAATTGACTCTctcattaattttttatttttgtgtTAATTCGATAACCAAATTATATTGATACAATTAACTTTCTTTGTTTCTCCGTTCTATTCTAATTGTATTGCTGTAAAAACTTCATTGAAATCGGATGATAAATGATTATAGTCTAATTACTTTTTCGACGCTAAATGTAAAATTTTTTGCAATGATATTCTTGATTGTATCAACTATACCGAATTAAACTACCGAATCTTACTATGAAACAATGAGAACCAAGTGATTGTAATTTTATgctcctccgtctcaatcatttttatttttcctttggTTAAAATAGCCTAAATAAATTGATGATGAGACGGAGGAAGTAGTATTTTGAATAAATGTTTGTAAGATGGGTATTAAAAAAATGGGAAAAGTAAACTCCGTACGTACTGTACTTATAAAAACGGTTTTACAAATAAGCTAGAGAACatgggaaaaaaagaaaaaaaatttaaaaaattatttGAATATTAAGCTAGTAGTGGATGTGcagttaatagatcctacaaccagttgtacccaGTTGTATGCTCTAGAACCCGAGCTATTGATGGTTATCAAataatacctcgcaagtgcacgatttatcGTTGTGCAAAatagagggtcgatcccacaaggagttaagaagattactaattgttctaatcctatcgtttagctaagtcggcaATCAGGGATGGATTTGTTATACTAAGACTACCTGAGACAAAATGAAATTCAAACTAAACAAGAAATAGGTAAATGAGCAAGAGGAAATgataagttgtaaatcaaatgattTAAAGGCCTAAGACTCGGTCCTCCCACAACAATTCATAACTTCACATAATTAAATCCCTAGGCTAATCATAAAGGTAACAAGGTGAGGAGGAgacggctctaattcgcctaagacccccctctcgggttcgaaataggacactagcactacccaccaacccccctctcgggttcgaaggtcggaatccctaactcaatactCAACAACCCCAAAAACGTGCACTTTTCTAAGGAGGTCAAGAaattggtcaaggtcattaagtactcatcgcgatccgggtcatcccactcctcctctcggaggtcgatttcaaacgctagtctagaggtaccctcccttggttctccctttcggtctcaacctaggttagcaatCGGGTCGAATTTCGGGTACCCAacttacaacctaaccaactctcgttggtggacaagggccacaagtcgacac from Silene latifolia isolate original U9 population chromosome 2, ASM4854445v1, whole genome shotgun sequence encodes the following:
- the LOC141635613 gene encoding F-box/FBD/LRR-repeat protein At3g26920-like; this encodes MDGGSEKRRDFYQRKTFPFSSSSSCSGKQLTSMKPGKDRLSEMPDEILVHILSYLPTAEAVRTMLIRPFGNLWTLIPSLEFEYNEVLLTLIPDGTCSWDDVRRFFTFVRNVLILHKRPFIDEFGLYIISMYSDERRSECGDDIRMCLKFALDKQAKAIYFTEGDEELSESSDYPNFISESLITLQLAFFIIYPELQVDLGSLKELTLNHVTMTEEGFQQFISGCPSLQVLHLYNPYEIRTLSFSVPNIRKLFLCFEKDDPDTDPWVLDFPNLKSLDLCLYGIPNVYHINFSSVRYVKLEVFNFEVDDENKLRMFKLFLEKLSQSEVFRLSDHLSEIFLHLLEDLHLLQIRWKRVVLPLGIFCQSCLLGVYGLMRSSKDLEELDIYTNTTSACRASVDLPPVELSNPCVMPKLKTVTLYGFEKPWKHQLQLVEFLLKSATALEKLVIVPNEGQFSITEKQDFVMHVSSFQRSSPSARVLFL